A stretch of Porites lutea chromosome 5, jaPorLute2.1, whole genome shotgun sequence DNA encodes these proteins:
- the LOC140936242 gene encoding uncharacterized protein — protein MNFRRLFRSNQTTTRRQSKTSDLEKELCRRIKIINELEESMLELWDAQERAIQSKVIECERERLVVKEQLALLERTQKIEKDVRRILWEQVEIFQGQIRSRAEILRLNNREIAIHRKCIRMFAKYSSSISQREVSQKWRESLRKTRSQSDIIKTAKQNL, from the exons ATGAATTTTAGGCGTTTATTTAGATCCAACCAAACTACGACGCGAAGGCAGAGTAAAAC GAGCGATTTAGAAAAAGAGCTTTGTAGGAGAATCAAAATAATCAACGAACTGGAAGAAAGCATGCTTGAACTCTG GGACGCGCAGGAACGAGCTATACAGTCAAAGGTGATAGAATGTGAAAGAGAGCGATTAGTAGTAAAAGAACAACTAGCATTGTTGGAAAGAACACAGAAAATAGAGAAGGATGTGCGAAGAATACTATGGGAACAAGTGGAGATCTTTCAGGGACAAAT CCGTTCTAGGGCTGAAATACTACGGCTCAATAACAGGGAAATAGCCATTCACAGAAAATGCATACGGATGTTCGCGAAGTACAGCTCCTCTATTTCTCAGCGTGAAGTGAGCCAAAAATGGCGGGAAAGCCTGCGGAAGACGCGCTCACAAAGCGACATAATCAAGACAGCCAAACAAAACTTATGA